A section of the Carya illinoinensis cultivar Pawnee chromosome 12, C.illinoinensisPawnee_v1, whole genome shotgun sequence genome encodes:
- the LOC122289509 gene encoding probable LRR receptor-like serine/threonine-protein kinase At1g63430, whose translation MSLHTSFLLLYMIYGIIFVKCDSFPSHEVGALTAFKEAIDEDPVLVLSNWIALDPDPCNWYGISCTDARDHVVKLNISGSSLRGFLAQELGQLTFMKELILHGNKLIGILPKELGMLKSLQVLDLGINQLSGQIPPEIGRLTNVVKINLQSNGLTGKIPPELWNLRYLQELRLDRNKLQGTVPAAGNPDFSPYINGKYGASRNLTGFCRLKVANFSNNFFVGSIPKCLEGLPRSSFQGNCLQHTDSKQRPTIQCGGAPPAKSHPGANSKSLPAKGASEHQRASKPVWLLALEIATGTMVGSLFLVAILTALQKCNSKSSIIIPWKKSASGKDHMTVSIDSETLKDVVRYSRQDLEVACEDFSNIIGSSPDSVVYKGTVKGGPEIAVISFCIKEEHWTGYLELYFQREVADLARLNHENAGKLLGYCRESTPFTRMLVFEYASNGTLYEHLHYGEGCQFSWTRRMKIAIGIARGLKYLHTELEPPFTISELNSSAIYLTEDFSPKLVDFECWKTILARSEKNSAAIGNQGALCVLPNSVEARHLDVQGNVYAFGVLLLEIISGRPPYCKEKGFLVEWAKNYLERPEVMSYVVDPELKHFKNEDLKVICEVVNLCIHPDSSKQLSMKEVCTILESRIDSSISVDFKTSSLAWAELALSS comes from the exons ATGAGTTTACACACTTCGTTTCTGCttctatatatgatatatggGATAATTTTTGTGAAATGTGATTCCTTTCCATCGCATGAAG TCGGGGCCCTTACAGCCTTTAAGGAAGCTATAGACGAAGACCCAGTTCTGGTTTTGTCCAACTGGATTGCCCTAGATCCAGATCCTTGTAATTGGTACGGCATTTCGTGTACTGACGCTCGAGACCACGTTGTAAAGCT TAACATTTCTGGGTCATCCTTGAGAGGATTTCTCGCACAAGAACTGGGGCAGCTCACCTTCATGAAAGAATT GATATTGCACGGGAACAAACTGATTGGGATATTGCCTAAAGAACTTGGCATGTTGAAATCCCTCCAGGTTTTAGATTTGGGGATAAATCAATTGTCTGGTCAAATTCCTCCAGAGATTGGAAGATTGACTAACGTTGTGAAGAT aAACCTTCAGTCAAATGGGTTGACCGGTAAGATACCTCCCGAGCTTTGGAATTTGAGATATCTCCAGGAACTTCGGTTGGACAGGAATAAGCTTCAAGGAACTGTTCCTGCTGCTGGAAATCCAGATTTTTCACCTTACATAAATGGGAA GTATGGTGCAAGCAGAAACTTAACAGGCTTTTGTCGCTTAAAAGTTGCAAATTTCTCGAACAACTTCTTTGTTGGGAGCATACCTAAATGCTTGGAGGGTCTTCCAAG GTCAAGTTTTCAAGGGAACTGCCTCCAACACACAGATTCAAAACAGCGTCCAACCATTCAATGTG GCGGTGCTCCACCTGCCAAAAGCCATCCTGGAGCAAACTCGAAGTCTCTGCCGGCTAAGGGTGCATCAGAACATCAGAGGGCATCAAAACCTGTCTGGCTTTTAGCTCTAGAAATAGCAACAGGAACTATGGTGGGTTCTCTGTTTCTGGTTGCTATTCTTACTGCTCTTCAGAAGTGCAATAGTAAATCTTCTATCATAATCCCCTGGAAGAAATCAGCAAGTGGAAAAGACCATATGACTGTATCCATAG ATTCAGAAACTTTGAAAGATGTGGTGAGATACAGCAGGCAGGACCTTGAAGTAGCCTGTGAAGACTTCAGCAATATTATTGGCTCCTCACCAGACAGCGTGGTCTACAAAGGTACGGTGAAAGGTGGACCTGAGATTGCAGTGATATCCTTCTGCATCAAAGAAGAGCATTGGACAGGCTATCTTGAGCTTTACTTTCAGAGAGAG GTGGCCGATTTGGCAAGATTAAATCACGAGAATGCAGGAAAACTTCTTGGTTATTGCAGAGAGAGCACTCCATTTACAAGGATGCTGGTTTTTGAGTATGCATCAAATGGAACACTGTATGAGCACCTACATT ATGGAGAAGGATGCCAATTTTCTTGGACTAGGCGTATGAAGATTGCTATTGGAATTGCACGTGGACTGAAGTATCTTCACACAGAACTTGAGCCACCATTTACCATATCAGAGTTGAATTCTAGTGCCATTTATCTTACAGAAGATTTTTCCCCCAAG ctagttgattttgaatgttggAAGACTATTCTTGCAAGGTCAGAAAAGAACTCTGCTGCTATTGGCAACCAAGGTGCTCTCTGTGTTCTTCCAAATTCCGTGGAGGCACGCCATCTGGATGTCCAAGGCAATGTGTATGCTTTTGGTGTACTTCTACTGGAAATTATAAGCGGGAGACCTCCATATTGTAAGGAGAAAGGGTTCTTAGTCGAATGG GCCAAGAACTACCTCGAACGACCAGAAGTCATGTCTTATGTGGTGGATCCAGAGTTGAAACATTTCAAAAATGAAGACCTCAAAGTTATATGCGAGGTAGTAAATCTTTGCATCCACCCAGACTCCAGCAAGCAGCTATCCATGAAGGAAGTGTGCACCATATTAGAGAGCAGAATTGACTCATCAATATCCGTCGACTTTAAGACTTCTTCTCTGGCCTGGGCCGAGCTGGCACTTTCATCGTAA
- the LOC122289377 gene encoding uncharacterized protein LOC122289377, with product MTSKLGHETFTIWMKSLLFHTYGCTVFNSKGEIVYRVDNYGTKCSREVHLMDLRGRVLFTICRKKLQVFGGWNGYRWSSSSAINKEQKPWFQVKKYCRLMQLMAGDVACRITAGYDKYMIVRLAAGKSAFRIVGVDGEVVAEAKPKHSCCGVELGEDVLTLEVMSPRLDHSLIMALVIVYGIIQRRLYVVAFANLLNAMRTTLNVLMAKVYPQEQPSSSSDPAYMTSKRETFTLWMKSLVYQTNGCTVYNTTGDIVYRVDNYEKKGSSEVHLMDLRGKVLFTIRRKKLLAFGGWEGYRCRIHGSCVNEEKPWFRVKKCYKSVLFMGDLACQVTVGYDKYWIVKLAGKAAFRIVNTDGDIVAEAKPKRSSSGLLLGDDVLTLVVAPQMDHSLIMALVIVYGLIRRRV from the exons ATGACTTCAAAATTAGGTCATGAAACATTCACTATATGGATGAAATCGCTTCTATTCCATACATATGGTTGCACTGTTTTCAATTCCAAGGGGGAGATCGTTTATCGGGTAGATAATTATGGCACCAAGTGTAGCCGTGAAGTTCATCTCATGGATCTTCGTGGAAGGGTTCTCTTCACTATTTGTCGGAAG AAATTACAAGTTTTTGGTGGTTGGAATGGTTATAGATGGAGCAGCAGTTCTGCCATAAACAAGGAGCAGAAGCCATGGTTTCAAGTCAAAAAGTATTGCAGATTAATGCAGCTTATGGCCGGAGATGTTGCTTGTCGAATTACTGCGGGATATGACAAGTATATGATAGTTAGATTGGCCGCCGGAAAATCAGCATTTAGGATTGTAGGAGTTGATGGGGAGGTTGTCGCCGAG gcaAAGCCGAAGCATTCATGTTGTGGAGTAGAGCTGGGAGAAGATGTATTAACTTTGGAGGTGATGTCTCCTCGTCTTGATCATTCCCTAATCATGGCTCTTGTGATAGTGTACGGAATAATTCAACGTAGATT GTACGTGGTTGCATTTGCAAACCTCTTAAATGCAATGAGAACCACTTTAAATGTCTT AATGGCTAAAGTGTATCCTCAAGAACAGCCCAGCAGCTCTTCTGATCCGGCCTACATGACCTCAAAGAGAGAAACATTTACTCTATGGATGAAATCTCTGGTGTATCAGACAAATGGTTGCACTGTTTACAACACAACTGGTGATATTGTTTATCGTGTTGACAACTACGAAAAGAAAGGTAGCAGTGAAGTTCATCTCATGGATCTCCGAGGCAAAGTTCTTTTTACCATAAGAAGAAAG AAATTATTAGCTTTTGGTGGTTGGGAGGGCTATAGATGCAGAATTCATGGTTCTTGTGTAAACGAAGAGAAGCCATGGTTTCGAGTTAAAAAATGCTACAAATCAGTTTTGTTTATGGGAGATTTAGCTTGTCAGGTTACCGTGGGATATGATAAATACTGGATTGTTAAATTGGCAGGCAAAGCAGCTTTCAGAATTGTAAATACTGATGGAGATATTGTTGCAGAG GCAAAACCAAAGCGGTCATCTTCTGGATTATTGTTGGGAGATGATGTCTTAACTTTGGTGGTGGCGCCTCAAATGGATCATTCCCTCATCATGGCTCTAGTGATTGTGTATGGACTCATTCGACGTAGAGTATAA